A stretch of [Clostridium] innocuum DNA encodes these proteins:
- the trmB gene encoding tRNA (guanosine(46)-N7)-methyltransferase TrmB, with protein sequence MRMRKLPWAQDFLKEQEVVVPDASALAGAWKQTLKRAELHVEIGTGKGDYWVQMAQKYPDIAWVGVEKNINVAALAVRKYTQLEQQPDNMLYIQGDAEVIDTWFAQGEVDVIHLNFSDPWPKKRAHKKRLSNHAFIARYAHILKPDGEIQMKTDNSALFEYSLMEFQEEGWRLKEVSVDYRREEHAEDVITEYERRFLEKGQPIYRAVFVKNGKEKDAPFPEK encoded by the coding sequence ATGAGAATGCGAAAACTGCCCTGGGCCCAGGATTTTCTGAAAGAGCAGGAGGTTGTGGTTCCAGATGCGTCGGCACTTGCCGGAGCCTGGAAGCAGACCCTGAAGCGAGCAGAGCTGCATGTGGAAATCGGAACCGGCAAGGGGGATTACTGGGTGCAGATGGCACAGAAGTATCCGGATATTGCATGGGTCGGCGTTGAAAAAAACATCAATGTGGCTGCCCTGGCTGTACGCAAGTATACCCAGCTGGAACAGCAGCCGGACAACATGCTGTATATTCAGGGAGATGCCGAGGTGATCGACACCTGGTTTGCACAGGGAGAGGTCGATGTGATCCATTTGAATTTTTCCGATCCCTGGCCGAAAAAGCGCGCCCATAAAAAGCGCTTGTCCAATCATGCCTTCATTGCGCGCTATGCACACATTCTGAAGCCGGATGGCGAAATTCAGATGAAAACGGACAACAGTGCTCTGTTTGAATATTCGCTCATGGAATTTCAGGAGGAGGGCTGGCGGCTGAAGGAAGTCAGCGTTGACTATCGCCGCGAGGAGCATGCAGAGGATGTCATAACGGAATACGAACGGCGTTTTCTGGAAAAGGGACAACCGATCTATCGGGCGGTTTTTGTGAAGAACGGTAAGGAAAAGGATGCACCTTTCCCTGAGAAATAG
- the rpsO gene encoding 30S ribosomal protein S15, translating to MLLKSEKQAIMKEYARFEGDTGSPEVQVAVLTYRINQLTEHFKEHKHDYHSQRGLMKMVGRRRNLLAYLKNKDLNRYKELISRLGLRK from the coding sequence ATGTTATTAAAAAGCGAAAAACAGGCGATTATGAAAGAGTATGCACGTTTCGAAGGAGACACAGGCTCTCCGGAGGTACAGGTAGCTGTATTGACTTACAGAATCAACCAGCTGACGGAGCACTTCAAGGAGCACAAGCACGATTACCACTCTCAGCGTGGTCTGATGAAGATGGTTGGTCGTCGTAGAAACCTGCTGGCATACCTGAAGAATAAAGATCTGAACCGTTACAAGGAACTGATTTCTCGTTTAGGACTGCGGAAGTAG
- a CDS encoding thioredoxin family protein: MKEYMTAIHSMEEFQEAAAKGGVSVFTFSANWCPDCRFIEPFMPKLVEAFSDYTFYYVDRDENIDICQALMVMGIPSFVAYKDGKESGRFVSKLRKTEKEINDFLAAQK, encoded by the coding sequence ATGAAAGAATATATGACTGCAATACATTCCATGGAGGAATTTCAGGAGGCTGCCGCTAAAGGCGGTGTCAGCGTTTTTACATTTTCTGCGAACTGGTGTCCGGACTGCCGCTTTATTGAGCCGTTTATGCCGAAGCTGGTAGAGGCATTCAGCGACTACACGTTTTATTATGTGGACCGCGATGAAAATATCGATATCTGTCAGGCACTGATGGTAATGGGGATTCCAAGCTTTGTTGCCTACAAGGACGGTAAGGAAAGCGGCCGCTTTGTTTCCAAGCTGAGAAAAACTGAAAAAGAGATCAACGACTTTCTGGCTGCCCAGAAATAG
- the pnp gene encoding polyribonucleotide nucleotidyltransferase, which translates to MAKQVFRLDFCGRGLTVETGEVAKQAGGAVLVRYDDTVVLSTATASKQAKEGIDFFPLTVLFEEKLYSVGKIPGGFLRREGRPSEHATLTARMIDRPIRPLFADGFRNEVQVVNTVLSVDQDCTPEMTAMFGASLALCVSDIPFNGPIAGVMVGRVDGEYIINPTPEQLEKSDINLTVAGTKYAVNMVESGAKEVSEEAMLGAIMFGHEHIKQLVAFQEEIAAAVGKEKMEVKLYTVDEDIDREVRAQFEQAIRDAVSIEKKLERYGKIDELTEEAVAVFDAKEYENEAAKAKVLKQVKQICHSIEADEVRRLIIEDKVRPDGRKIDEIRPLDSQVDILPRAHGSALFTRGETQVLSVTTLGPMNDNQIIDDLTEVETKRFMHHYNFPPYSVGETGRMGSPGRREIGHGALGERALSQVLPSVEDFPYTIRTVAEVTESNGSSSQASICAGTMSLMAAGVPIKAPVAGIAMGLIMDEENGKYTVLTDIQGMEDHFGDMDFKVAGTSKGITALQMDIKVTGITREVFEEALAQAKVARAQILENMMAAISEPREDVGTYAPKIEQFYIDPEKIREVIGPNGKMINKIIEASDDVKIDIEDDGHVVIYHMDRAAINHAADMIRDIVREAKVGDIYEGKVVRIEKFGAFVNLFPGTDGLLHISKINHERVNKVEDVLNIGDTVRVKVTEIDDRGRVNVSAKALLPRPRTEKKEEDAKPAAAAEDNKEA; encoded by the coding sequence GTGGCGAAACAGGTATTTCGTTTAGATTTCTGTGGGCGTGGGCTCACAGTGGAAACTGGTGAAGTGGCAAAACAGGCAGGTGGAGCTGTCCTGGTCAGATATGATGACACCGTTGTATTATCAACAGCTACAGCCAGCAAGCAGGCGAAGGAAGGCATTGATTTCTTTCCGCTGACCGTTTTATTTGAAGAAAAGCTGTATTCAGTTGGTAAGATTCCCGGTGGATTTTTACGCAGAGAGGGAAGACCGAGCGAGCATGCGACGCTGACGGCCCGTATGATTGACCGTCCGATCCGTCCGTTGTTTGCGGACGGCTTCCGCAATGAGGTACAGGTTGTGAATACGGTATTATCCGTAGATCAGGACTGTACACCGGAAATGACCGCAATGTTTGGGGCATCCCTGGCACTGTGCGTTTCCGACATCCCGTTCAACGGTCCGATTGCCGGTGTAATGGTAGGACGCGTGGATGGCGAATACATCATCAACCCGACTCCGGAGCAGCTGGAGAAGAGTGATATCAACCTGACGGTTGCCGGTACAAAGTATGCCGTAAATATGGTAGAGTCCGGTGCGAAGGAAGTTAGCGAGGAAGCAATGCTGGGTGCTATCATGTTCGGTCATGAGCACATTAAGCAGCTGGTTGCCTTTCAGGAGGAAATCGCAGCAGCCGTTGGAAAAGAAAAGATGGAGGTTAAGCTGTATACCGTGGACGAGGACATCGACCGCGAGGTACGTGCACAGTTTGAACAGGCAATCCGTGATGCGGTATCCATCGAAAAGAAGCTGGAACGCTATGGCAAAATTGACGAGCTGACAGAGGAAGCTGTCGCTGTTTTTGATGCTAAGGAATATGAAAACGAAGCCGCAAAGGCAAAGGTGCTCAAGCAGGTAAAACAGATCTGCCACAGTATTGAGGCAGACGAGGTCCGCCGCTTGATCATTGAAGATAAAGTGCGTCCGGACGGTCGTAAGATTGATGAAATCCGTCCGCTGGATTCCCAGGTTGACATCCTGCCAAGAGCACACGGCAGTGCGCTGTTTACCCGTGGGGAAACACAGGTGTTAAGCGTTACGACGCTGGGACCGATGAATGACAATCAGATTATCGATGATTTAACGGAAGTGGAAACAAAACGCTTCATGCATCACTATAACTTCCCGCCGTATTCCGTAGGGGAAACAGGACGTATGGGAAGTCCCGGCCGTCGTGAGATCGGTCATGGTGCACTGGGTGAGCGTGCACTGTCCCAGGTACTGCCGAGTGTTGAGGATTTCCCTTACACAATCCGTACGGTTGCCGAGGTAACCGAATCCAACGGTTCCTCCTCTCAGGCATCCATCTGTGCCGGAACCATGTCTTTGATGGCAGCCGGTGTTCCAATCAAGGCGCCGGTGGCTGGTATTGCCATGGGTCTGATCATGGATGAGGAAAATGGAAAGTATACCGTACTGACGGATATTCAGGGTATGGAGGATCACTTCGGTGATATGGACTTTAAGGTTGCCGGTACAAGCAAGGGTATCACGGCACTGCAGATGGATATCAAGGTGACAGGAATCACCAGAGAAGTATTTGAAGAAGCTCTGGCACAGGCGAAGGTTGCCCGTGCGCAGATTCTGGAAAATATGATGGCAGCCATCAGCGAACCGAGAGAAGATGTCGGAACCTATGCTCCGAAGATCGAGCAGTTCTATATCGATCCGGAAAAGATTCGTGAGGTTATCGGGCCAAACGGCAAGATGATCAACAAGATCATTGAGGCGAGCGATGATGTTAAAATCGATATTGAGGACGACGGACATGTGGTCATTTACCATATGGATCGTGCGGCAATCAATCATGCAGCGGATATGATCCGTGATATCGTACGGGAAGCCAAGGTCGGCGATATTTACGAGGGCAAGGTTGTCCGTATTGAAAAATTCGGTGCCTTTGTTAATCTGTTCCCGGGGACGGATGGACTGCTGCACATTTCCAAAATCAATCATGAGCGTGTCAACAAGGTGGAGGATGTATTAAACATCGGGGATACCGTTCGTGTCAAGGTTACGGAAATCGATGACCGCGGCCGTGTGAATGTCAGCGCCAAGGCACTGCTTCCTAGACCAAGAACGGAAAAGAAGGAAGAGGATGCGAAGCCTGCAGCTGCTGCGGAGGATAACAAAGAAGCATAA
- a CDS encoding internalin, whose amino-acid sequence MSVFKKLAGLLFEEADAEVLAEDELQPIEINEKQKKATASPVVEEEKTHVQMESYFNPHAAAAKEPKKEEKKFVTIDLEEKPKEKEKEAIVLSEEPLRVKKPVKREEKKEFEFSPVISPIFGSSEEESKPKKKSAAPLPQRSKKKNPLGTIISPYYGVGELEEFEAKAQEKIEEKEKLKKEELPQQEVEKYDLEEEINSVPLEDMIEKTPGEDGDDLMQISLFGESTPISSVDDASDKE is encoded by the coding sequence ATGTCAGTATTTAAAAAACTTGCAGGCCTTCTGTTTGAAGAAGCGGATGCCGAGGTTCTGGCAGAGGATGAACTGCAACCGATTGAAATCAATGAAAAGCAAAAGAAAGCAACGGCTTCTCCTGTCGTAGAGGAAGAAAAAACGCATGTGCAGATGGAGTCTTATTTCAATCCGCATGCAGCCGCAGCGAAGGAGCCGAAAAAGGAAGAAAAGAAGTTTGTGACCATTGATCTGGAGGAAAAGCCGAAGGAGAAGGAAAAGGAAGCAATCGTTTTGAGTGAGGAGCCGTTGCGTGTGAAGAAGCCTGTGAAGCGCGAGGAGAAAAAGGAGTTTGAGTTTTCTCCAGTCATATCTCCGATTTTCGGTTCCAGTGAAGAGGAAAGCAAGCCGAAAAAGAAAAGTGCAGCCCCACTGCCGCAGCGCTCAAAGAAAAAAAATCCTTTAGGAACCATTATCTCACCATACTACGGTGTCGGCGAGCTGGAGGAATTTGAGGCAAAGGCACAGGAAAAAATCGAAGAAAAAGAAAAGCTGAAAAAGGAAGAGCTTCCACAGCAGGAGGTTGAAAAATACGACCTGGAGGAAGAAATCAACAGCGTTCCGCTTGAGGATATGATCGAGAAAACACCAGGTGAGGACGGCGATGATCTGATGCAGATTTCTCTGTTTGGAGAATCTACACCGATCAGCAGCGTTGATGATGCAAGCGATAAAGAGTAA
- a CDS encoding winged helix DNA-binding domain-containing protein, with translation MKEAERKRKILYHQHLTSRCDAQTAARDVLALQAQFLRHAQMSLRLRTRDDSWKQWVKQSVKTRAFRGTLHLLDAEDRLLITSALWKDYEHRKYYMARYYTPQEEQLFCNAILDLLQQGICGRRKIYTRLVAMGLDEKLCELACSSWDGLFAVLNIQGKVMFQHAASREFAYAPISLRSDLDACRKELVYRYLKGYGPVTLRDACYFFGWKKKELEAVLQKIHNVQMSDCNGSTVYELPEEIDAYPRIPTAVFLSGFDPLMLGYEKHENPFLPQRHLRRVFNLQGIVYPCFLYKGNVAGRWKLEKETLQLQPFEDFDALQRQQIEKAAKRLLQPARIIWADF, from the coding sequence ATGAAGGAAGCGGAACGCAAACGAAAAATACTCTACCATCAGCATCTGACCTCACGCTGTGATGCACAAACAGCTGCACGGGATGTGTTGGCGCTGCAGGCGCAGTTTCTGCGGCATGCACAAATGTCACTGCGCCTCAGAACAAGGGATGATTCATGGAAGCAATGGGTCAAGCAGAGTGTGAAAACACGTGCCTTTCGCGGAACGCTGCATCTGCTGGATGCGGAAGACCGCCTGTTGATCACCTCGGCGCTGTGGAAGGATTATGAGCATCGCAAGTACTATATGGCCCGCTATTATACACCGCAGGAGGAACAGCTTTTCTGCAATGCGATCCTTGATCTGCTGCAGCAGGGCATCTGCGGACGCCGCAAAATTTATACAAGGCTGGTTGCGATGGGGCTGGATGAAAAGCTGTGTGAGCTGGCCTGCTCCAGCTGGGACGGCCTGTTTGCTGTCCTGAATATTCAGGGAAAGGTGATGTTTCAGCATGCGGCATCACGGGAATTTGCCTATGCTCCGATATCGCTGCGAAGCGATCTGGATGCCTGCCGCAAAGAGCTTGTATACCGGTATCTGAAGGGCTATGGTCCGGTAACGCTGCGGGATGCCTGTTATTTCTTCGGCTGGAAAAAGAAAGAGCTGGAGGCTGTATTGCAAAAGATCCATAATGTACAGATGAGTGATTGCAATGGATCTACCGTGTATGAGCTTCCTGAGGAAATCGACGCCTATCCCCGTATCCCCACCGCCGTGTTTCTCAGTGGCTTTGATCCGCTGATGCTGGGCTATGAAAAGCATGAAAACCCGTTTTTGCCGCAGCGCCATCTGCGCAGGGTGTTCAATCTGCAGGGAATCGTATATCCCTGCTTCCTGTATAAGGGAAATGTTGCAGGACGCTGGAAGCTGGAAAAGGAAACCCTGCAGCTACAGCCGTTTGAGGACTTTGATGCTCTGCAGAGGCAGCAGATCGAAAAAGCAGCGAAACGACTGCTTCAGCCTGCACGAATCATATGGGCGGATTTCTAA
- the lepA gene encoding elongation factor 4 translates to MDQKHIRNFSIIAHIDHGKSTLADRILEITDTVEQREMKEQLLDTMDLERERGITIKLNAVQLKYKAEDGQDYIFHLIDTPGHVDFTYEVSRSLAACEGAVLVVDAAQGIEAQTLANVYLALDNDLEIIPVINKIDLPSAQPDVVRKEIEDVIGLDTGDAPLISAKNGLNIKDVLEAVVRNVPAPSGDPHAPLQALVFDSLYDAYRGVIAYVRVKEGTLRVGDHIRFMASGAEYEVLEVGIRNPKEVKKDVLECGEVGWVCGSIKSIKDVRVGDTITHADHAANEPLHGYREMNPMVYCGLYPIDSSKYNDLRDALEKLQLNDASLQFEAETSQALGFGFRCGFLGLLHMDVIQERIEREYRIDLIATAPSVVYHAYLTDGSVLSIDNPSLLPDVQKIDHIEEPFVRASIMTPNDYVGPIMELCQRKRGNYKDMVYIDEGRMNVIYELPLGEIVFDFFDKLKSCTKGYASLDYELIGYQTNKLAKMDILLNGEIVDALSSIVHREFAYPRGRAICEKLKKLIPKQQFEIPIQAAINGKIVARADIKSLRKNVLAKCYGGDISRKKKLLEKQKEGKKRMKSVGSVEVPQEAFMAVLSMDDDDK, encoded by the coding sequence ATGGATCAGAAACACATAAGAAACTTTTCAATCATCGCCCATATTGATCATGGGAAATCAACTCTGGCCGATCGTATTCTTGAAATTACAGATACTGTTGAACAGCGGGAAATGAAGGAACAGCTGCTGGATACCATGGATTTGGAACGGGAGCGCGGCATCACGATCAAGCTGAATGCCGTACAGCTGAAATATAAAGCGGAGGATGGACAGGATTATATTTTCCATCTGATCGATACACCGGGACATGTCGATTTTACATATGAGGTATCCCGTTCGCTTGCGGCCTGTGAGGGAGCCGTTCTGGTTGTGGATGCGGCACAGGGCATCGAGGCACAGACACTGGCCAATGTCTATCTGGCTTTGGATAATGATTTGGAAATCATTCCGGTTATCAATAAAATTGATCTTCCCAGTGCACAGCCGGATGTTGTGCGCAAGGAAATTGAAGATGTAATCGGACTGGATACCGGCGATGCACCTTTGATATCGGCGAAAAACGGTTTGAATATCAAGGATGTACTGGAAGCGGTCGTACGCAATGTACCTGCACCGTCCGGGGATCCGCATGCTCCGCTGCAGGCACTGGTGTTTGACTCTTTATACGATGCATACCGCGGTGTTATTGCCTATGTTCGTGTCAAGGAAGGTACTCTGCGGGTTGGTGATCATATCCGGTTTATGGCCAGTGGTGCGGAATACGAGGTGCTCGAGGTAGGTATCCGTAATCCGAAGGAAGTCAAAAAGGATGTACTGGAATGCGGTGAGGTAGGCTGGGTTTGCGGCTCTATCAAATCCATTAAGGATGTGCGAGTCGGAGATACCATCACCCATGCGGATCATGCGGCAAACGAGCCGCTGCACGGATATCGGGAAATGAACCCGATGGTATACTGTGGGCTGTATCCCATCGATTCCAGTAAATACAACGATTTGCGGGATGCTTTGGAAAAGCTGCAGCTGAATGATGCCTCCTTGCAGTTTGAAGCAGAAACCTCGCAGGCACTGGGCTTTGGATTTCGCTGCGGCTTTCTGGGACTGCTGCATATGGATGTCATTCAGGAGCGCATCGAGCGGGAATACCGCATTGATCTAATTGCGACGGCACCTTCCGTTGTCTACCATGCATATCTGACGGACGGCTCCGTACTGTCCATTGATAATCCATCTCTGCTTCCGGATGTGCAGAAAATCGATCATATCGAGGAACCGTTTGTCCGTGCCAGCATTATGACGCCGAATGATTATGTCGGACCGATCATGGAGCTGTGTCAGCGCAAGCGTGGAAATTATAAGGATATGGTCTATATTGATGAGGGCCGTATGAATGTGATCTATGAGCTGCCACTGGGAGAAATCGTGTTTGATTTCTTCGATAAGCTGAAATCCTGCACAAAGGGATATGCGTCTTTGGATTATGAGCTGATCGGTTATCAGACGAATAAGCTTGCCAAGATGGATATTCTGTTAAACGGGGAAATCGTAGATGCCTTAAGCAGTATTGTACATCGGGAGTTTGCTTATCCAAGAGGACGTGCCATTTGTGAAAAGCTGAAGAAGCTGATTCCAAAGCAGCAGTTTGAAATTCCGATTCAGGCTGCGATCAATGGAAAAATCGTCGCACGTGCAGATATTAAATCCTTGCGAAAAAACGTGCTGGCGAAATGCTATGGAGGGGATATCTCCCGTAAGAAAAAGCTTTTGGAGAAGCAGAAGGAAGGAAAGAAGCGCATGAAGTCCGTCGGTAGTGTGGAGGTGCCGCAGGAAGCCTTCATGGCGGTGCTATCCATGGACGATGATGATAAATAA
- the hemW gene encoding radical SAM family heme chaperone HemW, producing the protein MKAVYVHVPFCRDICAYCDFTRCRYHAGLADQWLIAVKRELQEKLAQVSVETVYIGGGTPSALNSRQLEQLLKLLAPYTTQVQEYTVEANVESLDEDKMKLLKRYGVNRISLGVQTLQPVLLSIIGRRHTREEVVERIRQLHQYGIHNISIDLIYGLPQQTMEMWQDDLQDIVQHFQISHISLYALTIEEHSQFGRDGVENIDADVETDMYLYAVSYLKKHGFIQYEISNFAKPNAASLHNQMYWNYEDFCGIGCGASGKSGHIRYDNTRNLHTYLQKGSCPDIIELSRQDEMFEMLMMALRMKKGMSLSLFRERFAADFETIYSAPLQKNIANGMLQVKDDHVRTTEEGMLLLHDVLVDFLSEETL; encoded by the coding sequence ATGAAAGCTGTTTATGTCCATGTGCCCTTTTGCAGAGATATCTGCGCCTATTGTGATTTTACCCGGTGCCGCTATCATGCGGGACTTGCGGACCAGTGGCTGATTGCTGTAAAGCGGGAGCTGCAGGAAAAGCTTGCGCAGGTTTCGGTAGAAACAGTGTATATCGGAGGTGGAACCCCGAGTGCATTAAACAGCAGACAGCTGGAGCAGCTGCTGAAGCTGCTCGCCCCATATACGACACAGGTACAGGAATATACGGTGGAAGCGAATGTGGAATCACTGGATGAAGATAAAATGAAGCTGCTGAAGCGGTATGGCGTCAACCGTATTTCACTGGGCGTGCAAACTCTGCAGCCCGTCCTTCTGTCCATCATCGGGCGAAGGCATACAAGAGAAGAGGTGGTGGAGCGGATTCGGCAGCTGCACCAGTATGGTATTCATAATATATCCATTGATCTCATATATGGTCTTCCACAGCAGACGATGGAGATGTGGCAGGACGATTTGCAGGACATTGTACAGCATTTTCAGATATCTCATATTTCGCTGTATGCCCTTACCATCGAGGAGCATTCTCAGTTCGGGCGTGACGGTGTAGAGAATATCGATGCGGATGTGGAAACGGATATGTATCTGTATGCAGTGTCCTATCTGAAAAAGCATGGCTTTATACAATATGAAATCAGCAATTTCGCAAAGCCGAACGCAGCATCCCTGCACAATCAGATGTACTGGAACTATGAGGATTTCTGTGGAATCGGATGCGGTGCCAGCGGAAAGAGCGGACATATCCGCTATGATAACACCCGCAATCTGCATACCTATCTGCAAAAGGGCAGCTGTCCGGATATCATTGAGCTGAGCAGACAGGATGAAATGTTTGAGATGCTGATGATGGCGCTAAGGATGAAGAAGGGGATGAGTCTCTCTCTGTTTCGGGAACGCTTTGCGGCTGATTTTGAAACAATCTATTCTGCACCGCTTCAAAAGAATATCGCAAATGGCATGCTGCAAGTGAAGGATGATCATGTTCGTACAACGGAAGAGGGCATGCTGCTGCTCCATGATGTACTTGTTGATTTTTTATCGGAGGAAACGTTATGA
- the pepV gene encoding dipeptidase PepV, with translation MNWLTELETYKDAFIQDLRGLIAIPSVRDDKTKTANAPFGAGCRKALDYMLELGKREGFQIKDYDGYAGVIAYGEGEESVGVLAHLDIVPIGEGWSRDPFGGDIVNGYMFGRGTLDDKGPAMAGFYALKMLKDKGIKLNRKVMLILGCDEESGMECMNYYTKHGELPTLGFTPDADFPVIYGEKGGLHVELSGTCDTVITSMHAGERSNIVIGQASAQVRDWKEDYLDAFLYYLRAFDLKGSVETLDNESAVLHMEGVFAHAAMPYNGVNAALHLLNFIGCTYGDKFAHDTYTMLKDWQGKPLGIDIDGAYMGFLTMNTGIVNIEHNEASIVIDIRYPNDADPKRIMKGFTDTAKKLDYALDVTLKKNTKPLFVDPDSKLVQTLSSVYRDYTHDTFTPNMTIGGGTYAKKFDNFVAFGPELPNREQPKDMFIGGCHQKDEAIRVEDLLRAVAIYTAAVEQLAK, from the coding sequence ATGAACTGGTTAACGGAATTGGAAACGTACAAGGATGCGTTTATCCAAGACCTGAGAGGTCTGATTGCCATTCCTTCTGTGCGGGATGACAAAACAAAGACAGCCAATGCACCGTTTGGGGCAGGCTGTAGAAAAGCACTGGATTATATGCTGGAACTTGGGAAAAGAGAAGGCTTTCAGATAAAGGATTACGACGGCTATGCCGGTGTGATTGCATATGGGGAAGGGGAAGAAAGCGTCGGTGTGCTGGCGCATTTGGACATTGTGCCGATCGGTGAAGGCTGGAGCAGAGATCCCTTTGGCGGTGACATCGTGAACGGCTACATGTTCGGACGCGGAACACTGGATGATAAAGGCCCTGCCATGGCCGGCTTTTATGCGCTTAAAATGCTGAAGGATAAGGGAATCAAGCTGAACCGCAAGGTCATGCTGATTCTGGGCTGTGATGAAGAAAGCGGCATGGAGTGCATGAATTACTATACAAAGCATGGTGAGCTTCCTACCCTGGGCTTTACACCGGATGCGGATTTCCCGGTTATCTATGGGGAAAAGGGCGGCTTGCATGTGGAACTGAGCGGAACGTGTGATACCGTAATTACAAGTATGCATGCGGGAGAGCGCAGCAATATCGTAATCGGACAGGCAAGTGCCCAGGTTAGGGACTGGAAGGAAGACTATCTGGATGCCTTTCTGTACTATTTACGGGCCTTTGATTTAAAAGGAAGCGTGGAAACTCTGGACAATGAGAGTGCTGTTCTGCATATGGAAGGGGTCTTTGCACATGCGGCTATGCCATACAACGGTGTAAATGCGGCATTGCATCTGTTAAACTTCATTGGCTGTACCTATGGTGATAAATTTGCACACGATACCTATACCATGCTGAAGGACTGGCAGGGAAAACCGCTGGGCATCGATATAGATGGTGCCTACATGGGCTTTTTGACCATGAATACCGGTATTGTAAACATTGAACATAACGAGGCAAGCATTGTTATTGACATCCGCTATCCAAACGATGCAGATCCAAAGCGCATCATGAAGGGCTTTACCGATACGGCGAAGAAGCTTGATTACGCACTGGATGTAACGCTGAAGAAAAACACGAAGCCGCTGTTTGTGGATCCGGATTCAAAGCTGGTCCAGACCTTGAGCAGTGTCTATCGGGATTACACCCATGATACCTTTACGCCGAATATGACAATCGGCGGTGGAACATATGCAAAGAAATTTGATAATTTTGTAGCATTTGGTCCAGAATTACCAAATAGGGAGCAGCCAAAGGATATGTTTATCGGCGGCTGCCACCAGAAGGATGAGGCAATACGGGTGGAAGATTTGTTAAGAGCGGTTGCCATCTATACCGCTGCCGTAGAGCAGCTTGCGAAATAA